From Nonlabens sp. Ci31, the proteins below share one genomic window:
- a CDS encoding bifunctional UDP-3-O-[3-hydroxymyristoyl] N-acetylglucosamine deacetylase/3-hydroxyacyl-ACP dehydratase: MTVTEFKQTTIKDEVTLSGVGLHTGKEVTLVFKPAPENHGYAFQRVDLEGSPVIEASANYVTDTKRGTTLDKRGVQINTCEHVLAALVGLEIDNCLIEIDSSEPPIMDGSSKFFVEALEKAGRVEQEQFREEYVVQENISYKDEETGSEIILMPADSYQITAMVDFGTKVLGTQNATLHKVSDFKEEISSARTFSFLHEIEMLLEHGLIKGGDLNNAIVYVDKELSEKTTESLKKAFKKDNITIRPNGILDNLELHHPNEAARHKLLDVIGDLALIGYKIRGKVIATKPGHFVNTQFAKKMSKIIKKDIKDNVPQVDIRKEPLMDVMQIMEVLPHRPPFLLIDKIFELSDSHVIGLKNVTMNEPFFLGHFPGQPVMPGVLIVEAMAQTGGILVLSTVPDPENYLTFFMKMDNVKFKRKVSPGDTLIFKCDLISPIRRGICHMQAYAYANGILCAEAELMAQISKVK; encoded by the coding sequence ATGACGGTAACAGAATTTAAGCAAACGACCATAAAAGATGAAGTAACCTTGTCGGGTGTTGGTTTGCATACTGGTAAAGAAGTAACTTTAGTTTTTAAACCGGCCCCAGAAAATCATGGTTATGCTTTTCAAAGAGTCGATTTAGAAGGTAGTCCGGTAATTGAAGCATCTGCTAATTATGTTACAGATACTAAAAGAGGTACTACTCTAGATAAAAGGGGCGTGCAAATCAATACTTGTGAGCATGTACTCGCAGCTTTAGTAGGTTTAGAAATAGACAACTGTTTGATAGAAATAGATAGTAGTGAGCCACCAATCATGGATGGTTCTTCAAAATTCTTTGTTGAGGCCTTAGAAAAAGCAGGTAGGGTAGAACAAGAGCAGTTTAGAGAAGAATATGTGGTTCAAGAAAATATTTCCTACAAGGATGAAGAAACAGGTAGCGAGATTATCTTAATGCCTGCTGACTCCTATCAAATCACGGCAATGGTTGATTTTGGAACTAAAGTTTTAGGAACTCAAAACGCGACACTTCATAAAGTAAGCGACTTTAAAGAAGAGATTTCTAGTGCTAGAACATTTAGTTTTCTTCATGAAATTGAAATGCTTTTAGAACATGGATTGATAAAAGGTGGTGATCTTAATAACGCCATTGTTTATGTCGACAAAGAACTGTCAGAGAAAACAACAGAAAGCCTTAAAAAAGCATTCAAAAAAGATAATATTACCATTAGACCTAATGGAATTTTAGATAATCTAGAACTTCATCACCCTAATGAAGCTGCACGCCACAAGCTGTTAGATGTCATTGGTGATCTCGCCTTAATAGGCTATAAAATTAGAGGTAAAGTAATTGCCACTAAGCCGGGACATTTTGTCAACACTCAATTTGCGAAAAAAATGTCAAAAATTATTAAGAAGGATATTAAAGATAATGTACCTCAGGTAGATATTCGTAAGGAACCACTTATGGATGTAATGCAAATTATGGAGGTATTGCCGCACAGGCCCCCCTTTTTATTGATAGATAAGATATTTGAACTTTCTGATAGTCATGTAATTGGTTTGAAGAATGTAACAATGAATGAGCCCTTCTTCCTAGGTCATTTTCCTGGGCAGCCGGTAATGCCAGGAGTACTTATCGTAGAAGCCATGGCACAAACTGGTGGTATCTTAGTTTTGAGTACCGTTCCAGATCCAGAGAATTATTTGACTTTCTTTATGAAAATGGATAATGTAAAGTTTAAAAGAAAAGTATCCCCAGGTGATACCCTTATATTTAAATGTGATTTAATTTCTCCTATAAGAAGAGGGATTTGTCACATGCAAGCTTACGCTTACGCAAATGGCATCCTTTGTGCCGAAGCTGAGTTGATGGCACAAATTTCAAAAGTAAAATAA
- the lpxA gene encoding acyl-ACP--UDP-N-acetylglucosamine O-acyltransferase: MNQPLAYVHPGAKIAKNVVIEPFTTIHNDVVIEEGTWIGSNVTIMEGARIGKNVSIFPGAVISAIPQDKKFEDEDTLTIIGDNTTIRECVTINRGTSDRMKTVIGKNCWIMAYCHIAHDCIVGDNCIFSNNSTLAGHITVGDYVVLAGMAAVQQFCQIGSHAFVTGGSLVRKDVPPFVKAGREPLSYVGINSVGLRRRGFDLEKIREIQDIYRILYQKNYNVSQGVEIIEAEMIATPERDEILEFIKNTKRGIMRGYVSKQ; encoded by the coding sequence ATGAATCAACCACTAGCATACGTACATCCAGGAGCAAAAATTGCCAAAAACGTAGTTATAGAACCTTTTACAACCATTCATAACGATGTGGTTATCGAGGAAGGAACTTGGATAGGATCTAACGTGACCATCATGGAAGGTGCACGTATAGGTAAAAATGTAAGTATTTTCCCTGGTGCAGTAATAAGTGCCATTCCTCAAGATAAAAAGTTTGAAGACGAAGATACCCTAACTATAATAGGGGATAATACCACTATTAGAGAATGTGTGACCATTAATCGGGGTACTTCAGACCGAATGAAAACCGTGATAGGTAAAAACTGTTGGATCATGGCTTATTGCCACATTGCACACGATTGTATTGTTGGAGATAATTGTATTTTTTCTAATAATAGTACTCTTGCAGGTCATATTACAGTAGGAGATTATGTAGTACTAGCAGGTATGGCCGCTGTACAACAGTTTTGTCAGATAGGAAGCCATGCATTTGTAACCGGTGGATCTTTAGTTCGTAAGGATGTTCCTCCGTTTGTTAAAGCGGGTCGTGAGCCCTTAAGCTATGTAGGTATTAATTCTGTAGGCTTGCGTAGAAGAGGATTTGACTTGGAAAAAATCCGAGAAATTCAAGACATCTATCGCATTCTTTATCAAAAAAATTACAATGTTTCTCAAGGTGTAGAAATCATAGAGGCAGAAATGATTGCGACACCAGAGCGCGATGAAATATTAGAATTTATTAAAAACACAAAGCGAGGTATCATGAGAGGATACGTTAGTAAACAATAA
- the efp gene encoding elongation factor P, which yields MASTSDIRKGLCIHYNHDIFKIIEFLHVKPGKGPAFVRTKLKSVTSGKVIDNTFSAGHKIEEIRVETHSFQFLYKDGEGYHFMNTETYEQIILQENSLDAPGLLKEGEVVKIQINTEDDSPLSVDMPQYVILKVTATEPGLKGNTATNASKPATVETGAEVNVPLFINEGDIIRIDTEKGNYHERMKQ from the coding sequence ATGGCAAGTACAAGCGACATTAGAAAAGGATTGTGTATTCATTACAATCACGATATTTTTAAAATTATTGAATTTCTTCATGTAAAACCTGGTAAAGGTCCTGCATTTGTAAGAACTAAATTAAAATCTGTAACTTCAGGAAAAGTGATTGATAATACATTTTCTGCTGGACATAAAATTGAAGAAATACGTGTAGAAACACATTCTTTTCAATTTTTATATAAAGATGGTGAGGGATATCACTTCATGAATACAGAGACTTATGAGCAAATTATACTGCAAGAAAATTCTTTGGATGCGCCTGGATTATTAAAAGAAGGGGAAGTAGTGAAAATTCAAATCAATACAGAAGATGATTCTCCATTGTCTGTAGATATGCCACAATACGTGATTCTTAAGGTAACCGCCACTGAACCAGGTCTTAAAGGAAATACAGCAACAAATGCATCTAAGCCAGCTACGGTAGAAACAGGTGCTGAAGTCAATGTTCCTTTATTTATCAATGAAGGTGATATCATTAGAATTGATACTGAAAAGGGGAACTATCACGAGAGAATGAAGCAATAA
- a CDS encoding UDP-3-O-(3-hydroxymyristoyl)glucosamine N-acyltransferase: MRFPKTYQLAEIAAIINCDYVGDASFPVLGMNEIHVVTPGDIVFVDHPKYYDKALQSAASIVLINKQVDCPNGKALLISDDPFRDFNKLTQYFVPFFAFAKAQLPKSIGEHSHIHPSATIGRDVEIGDHTIIHANVSIGDRSVIGNHVIINAGAVLGGDAFYYKRRPDGYDKLLSNGRVVIEDHVELGANTTIDRGVTGDTTIGYGSKLDNQVQIGHDTVLGKHVLIASQTGIAGCVVIEDEVTIWGQVGITSGVTIGKKAVISAKSGVSKSLEGNKNYFGIPADDFRSKYKEIAAIKQIPEALELLKKMNKQ, encoded by the coding sequence GTGAGATTTCCTAAAACATATCAACTTGCTGAAATAGCCGCAATTATCAATTGTGATTATGTGGGTGACGCATCCTTTCCTGTTTTGGGAATGAATGAAATTCATGTGGTGACCCCAGGCGATATTGTTTTTGTGGATCACCCTAAATACTATGATAAAGCATTGCAAAGTGCTGCTAGCATTGTGTTAATCAATAAACAAGTCGACTGTCCAAATGGCAAGGCATTACTTATTTCAGACGACCCTTTTAGAGATTTTAATAAGCTTACGCAGTATTTTGTTCCTTTTTTCGCTTTCGCGAAAGCGCAACTTCCCAAAAGTATAGGAGAACACTCCCACATTCATCCCAGCGCCACAATAGGTAGGGATGTAGAAATAGGAGATCACACCATTATACATGCAAATGTGAGTATAGGTGATCGATCTGTTATTGGTAATCACGTGATTATTAATGCCGGGGCGGTTTTAGGGGGTGATGCTTTTTATTACAAACGTCGTCCAGATGGCTATGATAAATTATTAAGTAATGGTCGTGTAGTCATTGAGGATCATGTAGAACTAGGCGCAAATACCACTATTGACCGTGGTGTTACAGGAGATACTACAATAGGCTATGGCAGTAAACTTGATAACCAAGTACAAATAGGGCATGATACCGTTTTAGGTAAACACGTTCTTATTGCCAGTCAGACAGGGATTGCAGGCTGTGTAGTTATAGAAGACGAAGTAACCATTTGGGGACAAGTAGGAATCACGAGCGGTGTAACAATAGGGAAGAAGGCAGTTATTTCTGCAAAGTCTGGAGTAAGTAAATCACTGGAAGGGAATAAAAATTATTTTGGTATTCCTGCAGATGATTTTAGAAGTAAATACAAGGAAATAGCAGCTATAAAACAAATTCCGGAAGCCTTAGAACTTCTTAAAAAAATGAATAAGCAATAG
- a CDS encoding nuclear transport factor 2 family protein — translation MAAAAKKIVQKFLDSDVFVNVEEFDHYIHKDLKMHWHASSGYREFNYDDYYRLCQSTATSYESMRSEVTHMISDKKEVAARFTVYVRTNENPREEIPVGYFISIFKLEDDKIIEVHQTSHPSQD, via the coding sequence ATGGCTGCAGCAGCAAAGAAAATAGTGCAAAAATTTTTAGATTCTGACGTGTTTGTTAACGTAGAAGAGTTTGATCATTACATACATAAAGATCTTAAAATGCACTGGCATGCAAGCTCTGGTTACAGAGAATTCAATTACGATGATTATTACAGACTTTGTCAGTCTACAGCAACTTCCTATGAAAGTATGAGGTCTGAGGTAACACATATGATCAGTGATAAAAAAGAAGTAGCAGCGAGATTTACCGTTTATGTAAGAACAAATGAAAATCCAAGAGAAGAGATTCCTGTAGGATATTTTATTTCTATCTTTAAATTAGAAGACGATAAAATAATAGAGGTGCATCAGACCAGTCACCCATCACAAGATTAA
- the sucD gene encoding succinate--CoA ligase subunit alpha: MSVLVNKDSKIIVQGFTGSEGTFHAGQMIDYGTNVVGGVTPGKGGQEHLGKPVFNTVQEAVEKAGADVSIIFVPPAFAADAIKEAADAGIKVIITITEGIPVADMVKVADYIKDMDCRLVGPNCPGVITPGEAKVGIMPGFVFKKGKIGIVSKSGTLTYEASDQVVKQGYGISTAIGIGGDPIIGTTTKEAVELFMNDPETEAIVMIGEIGGQLEADAAHWIKATGNKKPVIGFIAGETAPAGRTMGHAGAIVGGSEDTAQAKKAIMKECGIHVVDSPAEIGKKVAEVLG, encoded by the coding sequence ATGAGCGTTTTAGTAAACAAAGATTCTAAAATAATAGTACAAGGTTTTACCGGTAGTGAAGGTACCTTCCACGCAGGTCAAATGATAGATTACGGTACTAACGTAGTAGGTGGTGTTACCCCAGGAAAAGGTGGTCAAGAACATTTAGGTAAACCAGTTTTTAATACTGTTCAAGAAGCAGTAGAAAAAGCAGGAGCCGATGTATCCATCATTTTTGTACCCCCAGCTTTTGCTGCAGATGCTATTAAAGAAGCCGCAGATGCAGGTATCAAAGTAATCATTACCATTACAGAAGGTATTCCAGTAGCAGATATGGTTAAAGTTGCAGACTATATAAAAGATATGGACTGTCGCTTAGTAGGTCCTAACTGCCCAGGGGTGATTACTCCAGGAGAAGCAAAAGTAGGTATTATGCCAGGTTTTGTATTTAAAAAAGGAAAAATAGGTATTGTTTCCAAATCAGGAACGCTTACTTATGAGGCGTCAGACCAAGTTGTTAAACAGGGTTATGGTATTTCTACAGCAATAGGAATAGGTGGTGATCCAATTATAGGAACAACTACTAAAGAAGCTGTTGAACTTTTTATGAATGATCCAGAAACTGAAGCTATCGTTATGATAGGTGAAATAGGTGGACAGTTAGAAGCTGACGCAGCACATTGGATCAAAGCAACTGGTAACAAAAAACCTGTTATAGGCTTTATCGCTGGTGAAACTGCTCCTGCAGGTCGTACTATGGGGCACGCTGGTGCAATCGTAGGCGGGTCTGAAGATACTGCTCAAGCTAAAAAAGCAATCATGAAAGAATGTGGAATTCACGTGGTGGATTCTCCAGCCGAAATAGGTAAGAAAGTTGCCGAAGTTTTAGGATAA
- the fabG gene encoding 3-oxoacyl-[acyl-carrier-protein] reductase: MKLLQGKNVIITGASRGIGKGIAEVFAKHGANIAFTYASSEGPALELEKELTALGVKAKAYKSNAADFTESQELIDVVTKDFDSIDVLINNAGITKDNLLMRMSEVDFDTVIQVNLKSVFNMTKAVQRTMLKQRHGSIINMSSIVGVKGNAGQTNYAASKAGIIGFSKSVALELGSRNIRCNSIAPGFIETEMTDALNEETVQSWRNAIPLKRGGTPEDVANACVFLASDLSTYITGQTLHVDGGMLT; encoded by the coding sequence ATGAAATTATTACAAGGTAAAAATGTAATCATTACTGGTGCCAGTCGTGGCATAGGTAAAGGTATTGCTGAAGTGTTTGCAAAACACGGAGCAAACATCGCTTTCACTTATGCAAGTTCTGAAGGCCCAGCGCTAGAGTTAGAGAAGGAACTTACCGCTTTAGGAGTTAAAGCAAAAGCATATAAAAGTAACGCAGCCGACTTTACGGAGTCACAAGAACTTATTGATGTTGTTACAAAAGATTTTGACAGTATTGATGTATTGATAAATAATGCAGGTATCACTAAAGACAATCTCTTGATGAGAATGAGCGAGGTTGATTTTGATACAGTAATTCAAGTCAACTTAAAGTCTGTTTTTAACATGACCAAAGCAGTACAACGCACCATGTTAAAGCAACGTCACGGTAGTATTATTAATATGAGCAGTATTGTAGGCGTGAAAGGAAATGCTGGACAGACCAATTATGCGGCTAGTAAAGCAGGGATTATAGGTTTTAGCAAATCAGTTGCTTTGGAATTAGGATCGCGTAACATACGTTGTAATTCTATTGCTCCTGGTTTTATAGAAACAGAAATGACAGATGCTCTTAATGAAGAAACAGTGCAGAGCTGGAGAAATGCAATCCCATTGAAACGTGGTGGTACTCCAGAAGATGTTGCAAACGCCTGTGTATTCCTTGCTAGTGATCTTTCTACTTACATTACCGGACAGACACTACACGTAGATGGCGGGATGTTAACCTAA